From the genome of Papaver somniferum cultivar HN1 chromosome 2, ASM357369v1, whole genome shotgun sequence, one region includes:
- the LOC113347215 gene encoding 3-ketoacyl-CoA synthase 20-like has translation MDDNQIEKPNVRTGFLGIRKLKYVKLGYNFFISYFVYLLFIPLLFIYSNQLLAFTFKDLTSLWISFKLNFYPLVLYSTLPSFLGAIYFMTRPRKVYLVDFACYKPKQNLICSREKFMELSSLLGTFKEQNLDFQRKIVERSGLGQTTYLPEAVLRVPPNPCLAEARKEAEMVMFGALDELFKKAGVSVKDIGVLVVNCSLFNPTPCLSDMIVNKYKFRGNIITYNLSGMGCSAGVISIDLAKRLLQVHQNTYALVISMENITQNWYYGNDRPMLLSNCLFRVGGAAVLLSNRPSDCNNSKYKLIHTVRSHKGADDRCFNCVYQQEDDSGRVGVSILKDLMAVAGEALKVNITTLGPLVLPMSEQLLFLVTLFGRKVLKMKNLKAYIPDFKLAFDHFCIHAGGRAVLDEVEKNLQLTDWHMEPSRMTLNRFGNTSSSSLWYELAYSEAKGRMKKGDKTWQIAFGSGFKCNSAVWEAMRNIDPTDEINPWMDEIDQFPVHVPKNSYVIQSS, from the exons ATGGATgataatcaaatagaaaaaccaaACGTTAGAACGGGATTTCTTGGAATAAGGAAACTCAAATATGTTAAACTTGGTTACAATTTCTTCATCTCTTATTTTGTATATCTTCTCTTCATTCCACTACTCTTTATATATTCGAATCAGCTCTTAGCTTTCACGTTCAAGGATTTGACTTCACTATGGATCAGTTTCAAGTTAAACTTTTACCCTCTTGTTTTATATTCAACTCTTCCCTCCTTCCTTGGCGCAATTTACTTCATGACCAGACCAAGAAAAGTCTACTTAGTGGATTTTGCATGTTACAAACCAAAGCAAAATTTAATATGTAGCAGAGAAAAATTCATGGAGTTATCATCTTTGTTGGGTACTTTTAAGGAACAAAACTTGGATTTTCAAAGGAAAATTGTCGAAAGATCGGGGTTAGGGCAGACGACGTACTTGCCGGAAGCTGTGTTAAGGGTACCTCCTAATCCGTGTCTGGCCGAAGCGAGAAAAGAAGCTGAAATGGTTATGTTTGGAGCTTTggatgagttgtttaagaaaGCAGGAGTGAGTGTCAAAGATATTGGAGTTCTAGTTGTGAATTGTAGTCTTTTTAATCCTACACCATGTCTGTCAGATATGATTGTTAACAAGTACAAGTTTAGAGGAAACATTATTACTTACAATCTCAGTGGAATGGGGTGTAGTGCtggtgttatttcaattgatcTTGCCAAACGCCTCCTTCAA GTTCACCAGAATACGTATGCTCTAGTAATAAGCATGGAGAACATCACGCAAAACTGGTACTATGGTAATGACCGTCCAATGTTACTCTCCAACTGTTTATTTCGTGTCGGTGGTGCAGCCGTACTTCTCTCAAACCGACCATCAGACTGCAACAACTCAAAATACAAATTGATTCATACTGTTCGGTCTCATAAGGGAGCAGATGAtcgttgtttcaattgtgtttaccAACAAGAAGATGATTCAGGACGTGTAGGTGTTTCAATATTAAAAGATTTAATGGCTGTTGCTGGTGAAGCATTGAAAGTAAACATAACGACATTAGGTCCATTAGTATTACCAATGTCTGAACAACTATTATTTCTTGTCACATTATTTGGAAGAAAAGTACTcaagatgaagaatttgaaagcCTACATTCCTGATTTCAAACTTGCATTTGATCATTTCTGTATACACGCAGGAGGAAGAGCCGTATTAGATGAAGTCGAAAAGAATCTACAACTAACGGATTGGCATATGGAACCTTCTAGAATGACACTAAATAGGTTTGGAAACACTTCTAGTAGTTCATTATGGTATGAACTTGCTTATAGTGAAGctaaaggaagaatgaaaaaaGGTGATAAAACTTGGCAAATTGCATTCGGATCAGGGTTTAAATGTAATAGTGCAGTTTGGGAAGCAATGCGAAATATCGATCCTACCGATGAGATTAAtccttggatggatgagattgatCAATTTCCTGTTCATGTACCAAAAAATTCTTATGTTATCCAATCTTCTTAG